The following coding sequences are from one Mustela lutreola isolate mMusLut2 chromosome 5, mMusLut2.pri, whole genome shotgun sequence window:
- the LOC131832432 gene encoding cytochrome c oxidase subunit 7C, mitochondrial: MLGQSVRRFTTSVVRRSHYEEGPGKNLPFSVENKWRLLVMMTLYFGSGFAAPFLIVRHQLLKK; encoded by the exons ATGTTGGGACAGAGCGTCCGGAGGTTCACAACCTCTGTGGTCCGTAGGAGCCACTATGAGGAGGGCCCAGGGAAG AATTTGCCATTTTCAGTGGAAAACAAGTGGCGATTACTAGTTATGATGACTTTGTACTTTGGATCTGGATTTGCTGCACCTTTTTTAATAGTAAGACATCAACTGCTTAAGAAGTAA